In the genome of Crassostrea angulata isolate pt1a10 chromosome 6, ASM2561291v2, whole genome shotgun sequence, the window CAATTGACCAGTATATTCATACATTGACAACATGTATTATCATAACAGAACGTAAAACTTATCCCGTCTTGGGCCCCTCGACTCAaaacatatacattatatagattttAAGTATTCGTTTGATAGCTTCGCAAGTTCTATCATATTCAGACAATGAATATCGTACCATACACATAATCTTCTTCTCctttacaaataaatatcttattaaacaaagaaaacacacCGCTGTGTGACCCACCTGTCTGTAGCAAGTAACTGGCTAGCCATAGTTAAACACGCAGTTTCTAACTCGATTCCACCACTCAAAATGGTCATCAATATATATTCTCGTTTTACAGCgttttttgtcaaaatgtttctttctttcttttctcttCGAACGCATTATTCCACTGCCAACGGACCGACCACGTTTCCGCGTCGACCTCTTGTGTACGTTCTAAAATTAGATTGTCAAATCACGTGCTTGAGAATATTTCAAAGTTGGGCGTTTATTGACCGGCCCggtcaaaaaataaagaaactcGAATCTATAGTAAATACTTTTAAACGCGTTTGATTTAAACTGTATGATTTGCAGTAAGTTAATAACTTTTGTAGCTTAatggaaaaatgaaaacatttctttggtttaaaattttcatttaaaacatatatacctTTAAGTATTATATTCAATAAATACACTAAAATCATCACGAACGAATTAAAGTATGCATTAATTATACATACATGCAATTGGTCCACTAAATTCATTCCAACAAACCTTTTAAATgacaatccacaaaaattgtaCGTGTGtgtaattgtatttaattataCTCTTTTGTAAGTGATGAGGTATTCTGGGTAATTCTGATGTTGGTTATACGTGACAAACTCTCGGAAGATCCAGCTTCCGTCTCCAACCACGCTGTCACAGCGCTGGCGCTCCGAATGTTCACAGGAGCCCGATTTACACCCAGTCTGAAAGCACGGCGGCCTCTTTAGTTTGTAGGCTGTTTTTGCGAGATGAATTTTTCCCAGACATGATCTGACCAAGAACATTTTCTTCTCGGCTTTAGTTCTTGCTGATTTGTCGTCtaggaataaaataaatgaaagttaTTTATAGCTGCTgcaataattattaaattattgtcGCAATGCATTTACGATTCTTTTCCAGTTCCATCTGCTGTGCAGCTAAAACACAATGAAAGTGTATTTTAACGTAGATTACTCTATAAAAGAATATCAAAGTATTCATACTATTTTCTTTCTATTTGCCTTACCTGTGTACTGGTCAGCTTTCGTGGAACTTTCTGCTAGGTAAACCCCTTGTCCGAACATTCCTTTTCCACCAGCCATGCGGAAATCTAGCCCCTGAGAcagaatctttttgtatgtgTCCGGTTTGGTTCCATGGAACAGAAAGTGTTCGTTTATTTCATGATACAATTCTTTTTTAAGGATAGAGTCCTTTTTCAGACTCTTGGTTGTTGCTATGTCTCCGGTACTTTGTGAAAGAAAAGCCAATTGTTCGAATACTCCTATGTCACCAGCTTTGTGGAAAAGTCGTGCTCGAAAATGGGAGTAGTTTTCGTAAACGTCAATATTTTCCAGTCTCtgtattttcaaaactttaatacTAGTGTACTTTAATTTTGACAACCCTTTAGCATCACGTCCATGACCAACTTTTAGTGGCTGCCATGTGGATTGGACAAGTTTCTCTACAGCTTTGTGTGTGGAGGAATCCACATCCACCACTTTATGAATACTTTTGCCGCACTCCGTCTTCCATAGCTGAAAGTCAATATATCTATTGATGCATAAATGTGCATACATTGTATCACaaactatttattttaaacattttagaaaatcagatagttaaaatttttgaaatggtcagtagatgaaaatataaaaatttctttcaaaactAATATTGAAATCATAAATATAGATGCGATATTGATTAAGATACTGTTCTagactgggtttttttcatcaaaCTTCATATGAAGTTATAAACTCTTAGcaaatcataaaatttaatttcaacccATTTTAGAGTATTAAAGATAGTTTCCAATAATTTTTGTCACTGTCCGATGCGGATAGTAAATGCCccagtttaaattgtttatcgTCACGGGATGTCACAaagtattcttttaaaataatacagCTCATCATACTGACAAGCTTTGTGGTTTGTTTCCAACATCGCAGAAATAGCATTAAATATCGATTAAAAGGAGAAAAAACGCAgaaaggactgcgaacgatagcattgtctagccgcctaacaaaaagtcattttttgaaagttgtctaattagagttatttttttaataatgtaaacatttatgtatattttcaataaatataaatgatttggtcaaacaaagctAGAGaaataactttgtattttgggtatTTTTACCcaagggtttgttgtttcacggggggggggggggacatatgtctacagaccgaaatacattccaggaagagaattttgctttgtaaattttcgaaaaataattaacagatatgaattaaaatgaaattttactttaatataaatcgtaaatatgttattattaagtttttatgcacatattggccactagataatattttcctcactcatagagaccgatttcaatgtatttttttcaagaccccgcgttagcaaaacttttgtttaaaaatatataatttgataacaaattttatttaaggaatgaattcaatattttttagttttatacgatataaaatggtttggggcagtttacgctttataaaccgcgaagcggtttataaaaaagcgtaaactgttccaaaccattttatatcgtataaaactaaaaaatattgaattcattccttataatttaatttatttgccatcaattgttgataaaaacggtcatttgatctataaaatgacatcaaattgtacaaaattcaaacgtaacgtcaggcggattgatacgtttttgacgtttgtcttactatgacgtaggcaacattctttatacgatataaaataaatttttcaaccaatcagaaagcgtgttacaaccaaaattaaattattttgatataaattgattaggatttgattatactttttagtagaaaTCTTAgattttgaatatctgacaaaacttccgaaatatttggatgtaaaatgtaggtgGGAAAAgggcgttagcgttcgcagttctttttttaaaggtagGACCATTTCCTAAAAATCTACGTACATGAACCCTTTACTCTAATCCTCGAAATTTGATTCCCACGAATATCATCGATACCACAAAACCGCGGATATCATTCCTACCACACAAAATGTTCAATACCTTAACAGATTTATCTGACGTAAACTCGGTCCAGTATTCAGGAGGGTGGAACTCTCTGTGGTACTGTTGGAGacagaattcctgggtccccctcACGGGTCCCGAACACGCCCCTCGGTATGGGGCAGCCTCATCAACGTACGCCTACAAACATatctaattttcaaaacaattgatTTCAACGTTGGAAACCGTTGAACGCGGCTATTCGTGCAACGAACTCTCGAAGCTTTTGTCATAACAACAGCAACCTTAATTTTGGAAAGCGGaacacatgtatttaatatgTGGCTTACCGAAGCTTACACGTGATGATACCAAATTTCGTTAAGAAATGACAGAACACATACCTTTGATATTTCCACATGTTGTTTACCATAGATTACAATAAAGACACTTTTCACAGATGTCTGTGTGTTGGATTTTGAGTACTGGTCGATTCCTTTCAGCATTCCCTCAGCAGTGATTTGGGCCGGATAGTTTTTGAAGAGGGTCCCAAAAGCAGGAAAGGCTACGCAGTTACATTGGTTTTCATCGGCCTTTGCCAGGCATTTGAttacaatattttgtatatCCTACCAAAGAATGGATACGATCTTGAAAGATGTAAAAATACCAGTATTTCAAAATAAGAGGAAATTTATAAATCACGAGAATCTTAATAAATATTCGATATCGACaaaaatctatattttaaaaacaagttgATCTCGAAAGCcatcaacaaattaaaaaatatacttagCTTAAGAGTAGACAATTAATTATCTGATTTTTGTAAGCTTAACTTAgacttgttaaatttaattttcccaGAAATAATGATACTCAACttgaattttcattattatatactATTCAAACTTGAATATCCTGAAAATATTGTACATACCGTTTTGGAAacacttttattattttgattgaaGGCAGGTATGCATGCATGACAAatttttttgcactttaaatttcCGGCGGAGGTGACGACAACATTTCCCTCAGAGACACCTGACGGGTGATCTCGTCGACATTCTTCTGCAACTTTTGAACCAGCAGCCGTTGCTACTGTTTTGGATAGAGATCCTTTGCTCAAATCTAAGGTCTTATTTACACTATTGACGATCATATCGACCTTTAAAGTGAGACGaaattatctttttataatttattttctgtATTGAAGGTAAAGTCAAAttaggaaatataattttttaaaatatttttattatcacaAAAATAGGAGTACCAAtgcttaaaaataattatatacaaattgtCACGTTTTGAAACCAACCTCTTCCTCTTCAATCTTGTCGACTTTGATTAGGACGGTCATCTGATTTATCAGAAATCTACAAAGAACTTTTCTTTcgatttctgaaaaaaagtcaTTGAATTCACATATTTCAAATTAGCATTTATCCCCAATGTTTCATTTATAACTCTGTGTTTTCCtgttatttatataatgaaagtATCAGTAGCATGGTTTAGAAGAGGGTTTTTAGATGTTAATATCTAAACACGGTTGCAAAATAATTACCCGTAGTAGGTCTTAAATCCCATGCTTTAACAGCATCACAGAAAGCCTATAAAAGAAACAAGTGaacagaaaatcattttttctccGTCCTTTATAGTTATTTTATGGcatttagaaatacatgtatccgCCTGTACAGATAAATGTTTTGAACTTCAATTGTCAATTGTCAATGGAGCACGTGTATAGGGtattaatttttgcaaaattagaATTTTGTATGCATTATCAAATGGGAGAAacgtaaattgaagttttttgttgttattaagGTGGAGTAACACATCTTCGGCTGATCTTTGaccaaaatgacattttaatatTAGGATTTTATCGACTGCAACATGTAACTTACTGATATAGATATGTCGATAAAATGTCGGGATTGTAATCCGTACATCCCGAATGCGATTCCCagaggggcttttgttgttacttactgaattgaatattttttagatattcattttttcccTCCAAACTgcaatttttcgcttatttgacatcaTTATATCTtccattatcaaataatttactgttaatttgagcGACTTTTACCAGTTTTGTTATTCAACCTTAAGAAAGTACAATAAGCTGAAGACATGTGGATGGACTCTTATTACAGATTTAATGCTTAGCTGTAATAACCTTAAATGTCTCTTTGTCTTGGGGATGTATAACAAAACGAACTTCCTTTAGGCTGGTGTTGGGGTTGGCGTCAATATATTGTGCAATTGCACGACATGCGTTTTTAGACGCAACATTCTTTGGAAACTTGTGAAACCCGGTGGTAAGACCAGGGAAAGCTATTGAATAGAGTTTTTGACTGTCTAGCTCTTTCAGACATTTGGATATGAACTCCATATGTATCTGTAATAGTAATGgatatttaatttatcaatcAAAAATCTTCTGCTGTCACAGTTGATTTATTTGAAGTTTCAGCAATACCAGAAACAACTTCCCTTGCAGGCTTTTCAGCTAGTGGTTTACTTTTTTCGGAGAGGAGCATCGATTTGTTAACAAATGCCTAAAACAAACCTTTTCTGCATCATTTGATCCATATTTCTTAAGACACCCGTGGCAGACGGTTTTACATCTAAGATTTCCCGGTCCAGTTACTGCAACATCTCCCTTTTGAATCCCCGTGGGGAACTTTTGGTTACACTCAGTCTGTAGCCCCGCCCCCGCGGTTTTCAATAAGGCTCGAGCCCCTCTTCCATGCCGTAGCTTCAACTTATCTGATGTACTGTTCACAATGACGTCAACCTTAAATTAACAAATACGTAATCAAAGTGTCTGAGTTATATTCTTTTCGTTTGAATTTTCAAACCATGTGGGgtaataaatttacaaaacatctaaatgataatttgttatcaatattaattacggtgcgaccgttggggcgagcgcagcatgtgataaaataatgaattatgataaaacaataaaaataaaagtagcgacgtaaagtatataaatgaatttgaatgcagaataaaataaacatgccTATTTTTCCAGTAAAtgttcataattcataagattttgtAATCTATTTAtgtatagaatttatctcagataaactgttgttgaataataaagattttaacataatgtgcattacaatttatttcctcttttcttgcagcagacatttttcttaaacttacatataaaaattgacttatcacagaGTCCCCCAtcccccgtttaaaaaaaaaaagtcaaatttacGTATACAAAAATTTGCTGATCATataaggaaaatggatcccccgggagcatgtaataaatggaaataaaaataaagacaccattgagcagctaaagagctaaaggcatactACACACTCccaattttcctgattttgagaatttcttttCCCTTTGCTTgcgaagattttttgaatgatgttgccacgccccctttaaaaaaaattcctggaaattaccgtaaatatagtgaataaaatgaatgtgagcattcatccaaatgagagcaagttacagctgtttcctatctttgaagaaatgtcccaattcgttagctctgcaagattttgagaagattttggtatttatatttcagcagatttacaataactacttagagtaatttccccttattgtgacgtcaaagttcacgtcggtcaagtgtcgtctgtctctttgaaaacaccCTGGAAAAAAAACTACgcgaaatatactgttttgcTTACttaaaagcatgatgttcttgaaattacataatttatctgtttctcaaattctcgcgagatggtatcAAGTGTAGTGAGATCGAccgacattgaggaattgcattgtgggtcgaaatttactgacgccgaaaaattctgtcggatcaatgtgtaagaaatccattgtgacgtcactcgaaaggacgataactccgttagtcttatgtaatggaatttgCGTTGTGTCAGCAGTATATTtataatgcatgtacatagtcttATATCTTGCTCTCGTGAGaatgtgaaatgggaaaccataattacagggaactactgggacgattaaaacaaggcattactggtccgattaactgacgccaaaaaaatccgttgaatgaatgtgcaaatagtccgaattttctattcacacacgccttgccggtagagctcgcttcgcgccggcgctgcgcgccggcgagcttcGCTCGCTATTATACAATGGatcatttttgataaatatttatctttatcGTTAGAGCACTCTTTTCTCACAAGGTATAAGCGCAAGGAGTCGTTTGGAACATGgtcaaaacaactttaaaaaatgctttttaGTTTAGGGCACATAATCTTGATAATGTAAGAAACATTTGAAAATCGTAGTACAATTTCTTATAAAAAgtatcatatcaaattatatagTGTAAATATTAAACTATATTAGATGGAAGAAAAGTCAGGAAATATCAATAACtattaaacaataataaatgACTTTTAAATGCACCAACCTCTTCCTTTTCTAAAGCGCCTTCTTTAACTGATATgttgatatttttgtagtccCTTGATACATCACTTTCCTCGGTATCTGCAAAAAAGGAATGCATGCCCGTGAACAGTAACGCTAGCCTCAACTTCATACATAATACCAGATTTATTAATGTtgttctcaaaaatattttcatacatttattcaatgtatattttatcaagATATGTGCACCATTACTTCTTTAAATGTGAACCCACCTCTCTGCAAATGGTTACTCttaatgatttcttttaaaatccttATTCAAAACAAAGTGACCATTTCATAAAATAGATCTAGACAATTAAGCTGTGCAAGATATTCTAATAAAAGCAAGTGGCGTCTATTCATGATTATAATACGAGGGGAGAAATGTAGATACAatcagttttcattttgttgaaaaaagttttttctgTTGATTGATTTTGTGTTGAGTTTCATTTTTGGATCACGATCACGGAAGTTAAACCAGCTAGATATAGCAGTGCCCAGTAAAGGCCACTTCCCTCaatgtataaaacatttttaaaaatctttatcgtgAGGAGATAAATATGCATTGCCCGACTTGTGACCACAGTTAAAGGAGACGCTACTTATTTCCACATTTGTAGATTTTCGATTTCAGAGGTCTGCAATTTGTATTTTGCAAACGTAAATGTCAAAATATAATGATCAGTTTTTAATTAGAATTAAAATAGCCTTTAACACATCTTACCTTCATCTGCGCTTAAATCAGACTCTGATGAGACAGAATATACAGTCAGTTTGCTGTCCGACATTttcacaatgaaaaaaaaaagaaagagaaattaTAATCTAAGCTGAGTTTTACCCCGGAAATtacttctaaaaataaaaaaaagtctctATATAGACATGTGTGTATAGATAATATAAATTAGATCCGTTTCAAATGTTAATGCAACTAATACCTTTTTGATTATGTTAAACGGAAAATCTGTGATAGAAAAAGTTCCGCATTTTCTAAACAACAATTTCCAAGTACGCACCGCatataaatcaatattgatGCTTTTCATAATGGTCTTTGAAAATTATTCTCTCcataattaagattttaaaaaccaggttctaatttgaaaaatatcagcTAAATATTCGTTTTAAGGTCAAATgcgacctatcttccattttttctattttttcctattTCCACAATGTAAAGATTTCCATTAGGtaattccataattatattcttatgttatatgatactttatttatttagatacaagtttatctttttaaaagattggtgagcgagcgctgtagccatcataaaatacaaaagCAGACTTCTTAAACATTGGTCTGAATCAATTAATTAACAATATATAGGAAGGCACAGTGATGTAGTGGGGGTTGTGCCGGGCTAGAGTAGGGTTGTGGATCTAGAGTGGGCTTCACATCGGCAATGCCATAGCTCATTTACTGTGCCTGAATCATTATGtatctactgtaatttcaattttaaggtaaaaaatttctagaaccattggtactgttttgtagcaatcgtatcttctcgggcctttccggcaagctcggaaaaaatatattttggttGTTTTCCGAGTCTGTcggaatttaaaataaatctagctatttatcataatattcaGAATAACTTTGCGTTATAAGACCTAATTAAGCTACAGTTacattttgacatttacaataaacacaaaacttcatgtgaagatgataaaacgaaattcaaatggcacagtttatctacagtagtagtcagtattcccagaatcccctactatggagtcgagcatgaGTATTCCATTG includes:
- the LOC128186509 gene encoding uncharacterized protein LOC128186509, whose translation is MSDSKLTVYSVSSESDLSADEDTEESDVSRDYKNINISVKEGALEKEEVDVIVNSTSDKLKLRHGRGARALLKTAGAGLQTECNQKFPTGIQKGDVAVTGPGNLRCKTVCHGCLKKYGSNDAEKIHMEFISKCLKELDSQKLYSIAFPGLTTGFHKFPKNVASKNACRAIAQYIDANPNTSLKEVRFVIHPQDKETFKAFCDAVKAWDLRPTTEIERKVLCRFLINQMTVLIKVDKIEEEEVDMIVNSVNKTLDLSKGSLSKTVATAAGSKVAEECRRDHPSGVSEGNVVVTSAGNLKCKKICHACIPAFNQNNKSVSKTDIQNIVIKCLAKADENQCNCVAFPAFGTLFKNYPAQITAEGMLKGIDQYSKSNTQTSVKSVFIVIYGKQHVEISKAYVDEAAPYRGACSGPVRGTQEFCLQQYHREFHPPEYWTEFTSDKSVKLWKTECGKSIHKVVDVDSSTHKAVEKLVQSTWQPLKVGHGRDAKGLSKLKYTSIKVLKIQRLENIDVYENYSHFRARLFHKAGDIGVFEQLAFLSQSTGDIATTKSLKKDSILKKELYHEINEHFLFHGTKPDTYKKILSQGLDFRMAGGKGMFGQGVYLAESSTKADQYTDDKSARTKAEKKMFLVRSCLGKIHLAKTAYKLKRPPCFQTGCKSGSCEHSERQRCDSVVGDGSWIFREFVTYNQHQNYPEYLITYKRV